AGATTGAGAGCTGTTAAATCACTCAGCGTTTGATCCAAGGGGCATGAGCCGGGTTTCTGTGCTCCAAAAGGAGCTCTGAAGCCTGCAGCACTTCACATAAAGCAGTATATGATGTGCCGAAAATGGCCAATTGCAGCCTTTTCCCCTAATTGCACACTGTGTGGTATGTGGTAAATAaaaattgtgagtgggtccctaagctcagtaagtgacagcagcacagagcatgtgcagtgaatcagaagaaaagaatatggggagctactggggcatcttctaaggcacagatcttcctttCCAAAGGGCTGTGGTGGCCCTTGGGTTGGTATAGAACCCCAAAACCTTGCAACTTAATCCTATGCTGaagtttagttttcttttaactatGCTAATGATCAATGTTTTCTACCCACTGGCAACAGAGTTGGACTGGCTTCCTGTGTATGTTTCCCTGTAGGAATGATTAACAAATACCATTATAAAGTAATTTCGTTCTTTCATCCTTAGGCCACTTTATCTGCCCAGCTATCACCACATTTCTCCTCTTTACTTTTTCTAAGACTCTTGACCCCAACTGCAACTAACCACCATTGTGTGTTTTTGCCTCAGTTTCCCAGGTACTCAGAGATTGTTCACCTGACTCTCCCAGATGGCACAAAGAGGAGCGGGCAGGTACTTGAGGTCAGCGGATCCAAAGCTGTAGTACAGGTGAGTTCCAAAGCCCTGGCCCTTTCTTGTCTTCCTGCATTCACCTCCAAGAAACTGCAACACTTTGTAATGACCAGTGCATggtgtttattttaattatgagatgTTTATTCAGTTCATctggcatttttttcattgtataaagctacaaatcatttttataattttcctttgtgtgcAAAGTGGGTCAGCACCACCTTTGTTATGATCACTTTATAGTGACGTTCATTTGAGAAAAGCTCCACAATGATCATTTCTGCATGGGAATTATTGTGTTCTGATTTCTGCAGCATATTTTAGCCAAATGACAATTTCTTTGACCACACCTCCTTCCTCGTATCTCGTGCTTTCCAGGTGTTTGAGGGCACATCCGGCATTGATGCAAAGAAAACCTCATGCGAGTTCTCTGGGGATATTCTCAGGACACCGGTATCGGAAGACATGTTGGGtatgtgctctttgcacttctgaCCATATCTGGAAACACAATTACTTTGTGAGATAGGTCATCTTTGCTTGGAACCATTGTGTAGTTACACACTGAGAGCTGTTGAAACATTTTCAGATATATGTTCTTCTCCTACGTCCCATCTGTCTGTCAGGCAGATTTCTATTCACTGCCGGCAAATAAGGATTGCTTGTTTGAGTGGCAGAGCCAAGAAAATAGTGCTCTGTACTATACACATTAATGACAAGCTAGTGCCAGTGCCTGCTGCACAGTGTCTCCAAATGTAGCTGCTGAAGCTTTCAAAGTCCTAATTCAACAATTCGGCATACCTTAATTTTGCCATCACTTACCATGTTATTCTATTCACCCCAAATGCCATCTGTAGCAAAAGGGTTTTGCTTCTcttgtgtctgtccctttataGAGGTAATCCTAACTTCCCGAAAGAATCTATCAttgctaacaattccactatcaccccgtcTCCCCATGCCCaatgccttggggttatcctagattctgccctttccttcaatcctcatatccagtcgtattaaatcatgtcaatttcacctaaggaacatatccaaaatacaatcatttatcacccaagatgctgccaaatttCATTTTCACTCTCATCATCTCTAGTCTAGACCACTGtatctctcttttaattggccttccccgccAGAGACTGTTACCTCTCCAGCCCATAATGAATACTGCTGCCAGGTTTATAcgcctcagcaaccgctcctcatCTGTCATGCCACTCTGACAATCCCTGCACTGGTTTCTACTACCTCTCAGTATAAAATTCagactaatgaccctgacattcaaagcacttcgtaaaggtggccatacacgggcagataaagctgccgatatcggtcgtttggaccgatttgacagcttatctgcccgtgtatgggggcttccgacgggtcatcccgatcgatatctggccacgatatcgatcgggaaggttggatttttacccaactgacccgtcggagccgcttggcgcatcgtaattcgatcgttcggccgtacggccgaacgctcgaattacccccgatatagccacgcagtttagtggcatatcggggaaagatccgctcgtttggcgatgtcgccaaacgagcggatctttaagtctatggccaccttaactctgccccaccctacatctctgatttcatctctatatactcgcccaaccgcttactacgttCCTCTACTGATCTACTCCTCAACTCTTCTcacattacctcctcacatgctcaagactttgcaagagctgcacccctcctctgaaaTTCTTTcccagtctgtctgactttctcccaacctttctgctttcaaaagatctcttaaaacgcacttatttagagaagcctaccctcactctgcttaactaccaaatgcaatattatatgctacatctctcacccacttaattctgatcttgccaactcctacaccttgtgtcttatttccTTCcctttggattgtaagctctttagcgcagagccttcctcaccttttgtactggtattggtcgtcatgtatgtaactccatacgtatgtaattcatgtgatttagttgtataaaaacatttactttacagtgctgcacaatatgttggcgctctataaatacatcttattaataataataataataatgctttgtTTTCAGGACGTGTATTTAATGGTTCGGGAAAGCCTATTGATCGTGGACCAAGTGTTTTAGCTGAAGATTATCTGGACATAATGGGTGAGAACCCCCAGATTCTGCCATTTGTTCCATTCCCATGTCttcatgttgtgtttttttttttttttttttgcaataactgCCCCTCTTGGTTATGCACAAGCATGTGGTATGATTTATTCCAGCATTACATGTTATTTCCCATTCTCTCTCATTATAACATCTTACCCCCCATTTTGCCTGTTGCAGGGCAGCCCATTAATCCCCAGTGCAGAATCTACCCTGAAGAGATGATCCAGACAGGAATTTCTGCTATAGATGGCATGAACAGCATTGCTCGTGGTCAGAaaatccctattttctctgctgcTGGTCTTCCACATAATGAGGTGCGTGAAATGAGAAGCTGCAAGCGCTTTTTAGTAAGACACAGTCCACTTTGCTAACATGAATGGCTCTTTTTGTCCACAGATTGCAGCTCAGATCTGTCGCCAAGCAGGGCTGGTGAAGAAATCTAAAGATGTTATGGATTATAGTGAGGATAACTTTGCCATAGTCTTTGCTGCTATGGGGGTAAGCATCTCCTAATTGATTCAGGGAGAACAAGACCAGAGGTTTATCATGGGAAGATACCCAAATCTTACATTCAAACACTTGCCTGTATCTGTTATAAAAATCGCTAGTAGGAATGCGCATATTTTTCAATCCACATCTTTGTTGCTACATTTTCTCCCATGTCATTTctattttaattgattgttttggtTTCTGGCTGTGAACACTAGAGAAGGCTGTTGCTATATCAAACAACTTCGCATTTATTTGCCTGACTAAAATGTCTTGAATTGATCAAGGCATTAGGGGCCATTTAGGGACTCACCCCATTTTACCCCCCCCACTACTTAAGGACATTTACTGAGAATGCTTCAAAAGATGTAGAAGACTCCACTCAAAATAAACAATTTAGTAAGACAAATGAAGTTATGAACAAGAAAGCAATTAATTTTAAGGCGAAATGCTTTGTATTAGACTGGGTGCTACTCTTGCATTATTATAATAAGGAAAGGGTTGGATTGTAGATAAAAACAAGCTGCTCAGGGCCATTGTGCACTTGACTCACCAGGTTAACATGGAAACTGCTCGATTCTTCAAGTCTGATTTTGAGGAGAATGGCTCCATGGACAATGTGTGTCTTTTCCTGAACTTGGCCAATGACCCCACGTAAGTCCAGATCCTTGCTATCAAATTCATTTGCCTTCCATGCCATTGAATATACCAGAATCTGATGTCTTTATTTTAACCCCTACAGAATTGAACGCATCATCACCCCCCGTCTCGCCCTTACTTCTGCGGAATTCTTGGCCTATCAGTGTGAGAAGCACGTACTGGTGATCCTGACTGATATGAGTTCCTATGCTGAGGCTCTGAGAGAGGTAAAATGTTGTTATTTATTCTCATTTCCTACAGTTTGGTATGCATGGTATAGTACGGGTAAAGGAACCCTCAGCAGAAATGTCTTATTTCTGTATGCAGCCATGGCTAAGAAACACACATtccctgattttttaaaagtatttgtaaAAGTTTTAGTCATTATACTTGATTTGCGtaagtctgtgttttttttaaatgagccttAATAAACCCCAAATTATACACTATAATTATCCATTTAGTGCTTTTGCCCTATTTTGCCATTTAGTGCTTTTGGTACTATTAAGTGTCCATTACAAGATATCTGCTTTTCTGAATCCATTTGTATATTTTCTAAACTTGACTGAGGCAAATGACAAAACAATTATGGTTgcattaaatactgtatttggTGCCTGTTGATACATTAAGATAAAATGTTAACTGTTTAATTCAGAAACCAGCTACTAACCACTTGGTCCCACTGGACTACACAAGCTAATATCCAAAAATCTTTGTATTTGAGCAATACTTTAATCCCCAAATATTGTATACCGTCAAAACATGGGCCCATATGGACATTTGAAGGCTGCAGAATCATGTCTTGCCTCTGCCCAGTATCATGCGGATACTTGCTGTgctatatctgtttttttattgtcTACTGCAACACTTATGCTAGGTGCTATGTCATTCATGGTCTTGTCATGTTTCTTTCCGGTATACTGATGTAAGCAGAATTAAGAACAAAAGCACAAGCAGTTCAGCCAATATTTAGGGGACAATCTTGTCTCTCCCTTCCAGGTATCTGCAGCTAGAGAAGAAGTGCCAGGTCGCAGAGGATTCCCAGGTTACATGTACACTGATCTGGCTACAATCTATGAACGAGCTGGGCGTGTGGAGGGAAGAAATGGCTCTATCACTCAGATCCCTATCCTAACCATGCCTAACGATGGTAAGAACTTGCTCATAGGAACACTTTCTTTTAGAAACCAATCCTAGGCTAAGACATTTCTTGGTGgtgtcagcaaaaaaaaaagaaaacgtttttttctcTATCTTTTTGGTGTAACACAGAGCAGGTAGTTGGTTAGTCAAACACCAGACCAGGTCTTATTCTGCTGGTCCATCATCATCTGTAACAATAGAGTCTGTTCATTGAAAtccattattttactatttactgGACGTATGATAAGAGGGTAATAGAGGTATTCTCAAACGTTCTCTTCCGTGCACTTTTGAGAAAGATCAAAGTAATCAATTTGCCCCACCGTCCCCTCTCCAATACGCGAATTGCCTCCAATAAACTGTATTCACCCCGTTCCATTGGGATATTTTACTTGATAGTGTCATggccagtgtgtgtgtatgaaggCCACCCATGTATCTCTTCAGCTGCTCTAAATATcccttaaaggggtcattcacctttaagttaacttttagtatgctatagaatgtctaattctaaacTATTTTTCAGTTGACCTCCATTTTtcgatttttataatttttgcattattttccttCTAACTCTGACTAGCATTAAcctagcatggttgctagggtaatttggaccctagcaaccagattgttgaaatagcaaactggagagctgctgaataaaaagctaaataactcaaaaaacacaaataatgaaaatggaTGGTATAAGCTGGCATACACGTAGCCATGTTTTGTAGGTATATACACAAAAACACATCTATTGCCTTGTTGTTACAGTCTTTATATACAGCATAGTAGTTTGGATTCTTTGAGTCATTAAAGTCCAGTATTTACTTGTTTGTTACAGATATCACTCATCCGATTCCTGACTTGACTGGATATATCACTGAGGGACAGATTTACGTGGACAGACAGTTACACAACAGGCAGGTAAGTCATCAAAAAACACTGATGCAATCTAATACTTTTTAATGCATGCACCCCCTCTCCAACACACCCTATAGAACTGCAAAATTGAATAACATGTTTGTTTATTAGATCTACCCACCCATAAATGTGCTTCCCTCACTTTCCCGTTTGATGAAGTCGGCCATTGGGGAAGGCATGACAAGAAAGGACCACTCCGATGTATCTAATCAGCTGGTGAGTTATTCCTACATTACAGTTTTACAATTTTAtagctgaaaatacatttttgcggttagttaaaggagaactaaacccaaaaattaatgtggctaaaaatgccatattttatgtactgaatttattgcaccagcctaaagtttcagcttgtcaatagcagcaatgatccaggacttcaaacttgtcacagggggtcaccatcttggaaagtgtctgtgacactcacatgctcagtgggctctgagcagctgttgagaagctaagcttaggggttgtcactaattatccagcagaaaatgaggttggtctgtaatataagctgatgctacagggctgattatgaaattctgatgctagttgcactggtttctgtgctgccatgtagtaattatctgtattaattactaatcagccttatattgtgacatttctattctatgtgtactgtatattgtgagtgggtccctaagctcagtaagtgacagcagcacagagcatgtgcagtgaatcagcagaaaagaagatggggagctactggggcatctttggagacacagatctttactgctaaaggactgtggttgcctggggctggtacaggtGCACAAAAACtttacatactgtacaacatttcttgctacttctttagttaagctttagtttccctttaagtcttTCTGTTTTCTGCTTTATCTTGATTTTTTGTACTAATTTTTGTGATTGCTTGCTgtaagggaaaacattttaattgcaatAAATTGTGCTCTCTTCAGAGATTTGTTTGTATAGGAAGCGGATTCATTTATACAAAGCTGGAAATGTAGTCTGGCCTAGTGTCAACAGTTGCAGGCTGATCGACTGGactaaatgttaaagggaaagcTCTATAGTTTGTTTTTCCCATATCATAATAAATCTTCATCATTTATATAATAAGCAGAGCTACAGTATTTTCTCCCTCTTATAGTTGTACACAGCTGGAAATGCAGATTGGCCTTTCAGTGCCAGGCTGAACTCCAGGACTAAAGATGGCAGAATCAAGCTGCAATAGACAATCagaatatatactgcatataacaTGTGAACAGGTTGCATTGCTTTAGTCTGCACATTTATGTTGACTTTGCAGAGCTGTAATGGCCTGGTCATTTCAGAAAGAAGAATGTTTAGCAAAACCCTGATAGAGCCACTGTCAGTGGGCAACATAACTGTTTGTCCTTCTGAAGTACAGAGGGAAATGCCAAATTTCCCACCTGAGGGTTACCTGTAGTAAAATGCTAAACCTACACAAAGCAAGACTGCTAAACACCCTAGGATTCCCTCTGTGGTGCCCTTAAAGGAAtccttcagtataaaaataaaaactaggtcaattgataggttgtgcaaaataaaaaaaaatatttctaatatagttagttagctaaaaatgtaatgtataaaggctggagtgactggatgtctaacataatagtcagaacactacttcctgcttttcagctctcttggtttccaggcagtaaccaatcagagatttgaggggGAGCAATGgctcataactgttgcttttgaatctgagctgaatgcaaaCTCACTGAGGTTCAAttccaaactcactgaacagttatgtcccatgtggtcccccttctagtcactgactaactcagagttagagagctgaaaagcaggaagtagtgttctggttattatgttacacctccagtcactccagcctttatacattacatttttggctaactgtattagaaacatgttttattatgtacagtccatatatttatctagtttttatttttacactgaactgttcctttaaaaacaactaAGTGAGGCAGTATATACTCATGTTTTCTAGCACAATGCTGCCTAGTCTATGTGAATACCTACACTGGGAGTTTTATGCTGCCCCTGTGTTCCAGCTATGAACAAAGAACTTGTACCAGCTATACCTGTATGATGCTATTGCCATATTTCTTATTGGTTACATCCTCCTGGGAAATAGCACGTTACTAGTCAGGAGCCCTTGCTGGTTTCTGGCAAACGTGAATGCATGCAAGCCCGTTGTGGCCCTCCAGTACATCTTTATATCCCCCTGCATGCCATCTTAATAAACCTCTTGACAGGAAAAATCTTGGACAGCACTACTATAAGGTCATTATGATATACTACAAGGAAAGTAGCTTAGACCAGACTGAATCTGCAAGGCAAGCCATAAACACATTAAATACAAAGCTTATACATAGTAGTGGTCCTTTAAAAGGGGATatattttgtcaaaaaacaagaatgtgccagtgtattATACTCCTCTAAATAtagaaaagttgtgtttctgactactttattggaattttttccaaaaactttaCAAATCCCGCCCATCTGTCCCGCTCCCTGCTGCCTTCTTCCCCAGGCTGTGCAGGAATGCTGGCAGCACGCTGAACTGTAGGATACGAACCAATCAGCATCTAGATGGACCtggtagggaactgaagcctgccttTGCATGTGTGtcttcagggctgtgattggctcctactgcttctggcagggactgttcgTACACGCGCACCTCATTTGATCTCAGACAGCaactgtagcagatctatgggGATCTCCATtgaaggggccatttttaaagataatgataatgttttttttagctcagATTGAAACCTGGGCCATATAGTATTGCCTACAAGCTTGGGATGGGGTTCAATTATCTTATATTTAAGGACAGTACTGTGAGAAGACAATGAGAATGTGCAGGGCTTGGATAACTAAACGTATGTGTGCTCATGTTACACCTGAGATATCTGCGACCCCTATTAAATTTCACCATGACCCACCTCCTAGGAGCTTCTTTACCCACAGTATGAGAAACACTGCATTAATCAGCTTTTTATTATATGGAATCACAGTCGCCATCTGCTGTCTGTCATATCCTGTACTGATGAACACGTTGGATGTGAAATATGGAGGCCTGCTTGTGCCAAACGTTCCCATGCCATATCAAGAGACTGGGACAGTAAAATacaagtttattttatattttaaggtGCCTTTTTTCCCCTTATTGATTTAGCCTTGCCTATGCAATCTCTGGGGCCGGCAGGCTGTAAGCACTTTATCACCTCTCGCTAGCTTCCAGTCATGTTTATAATCTTAAAATATGTAAGATCCATGCATAACCTGTAAATAaatccttagtgatgtcatcacactACTatgtgatgtcatttatgtcacatttTTAGGAAAATCCTACCTGGTGGGGACTTTATGAGGTACTGGATGCATTACACTCCTAAAGAGACTGCACTGGAGGCTGTATGTAATCTGATCATATTCATGCGGCTGATGGTTTGGTCTACCATTTAGGTGCATCATTATCCATAAATCCCTAGCCTATCTACCCTAGCAGCTCACACTTACAGGGTATAGAGTCAGCTATTCGGAAGGCAATATGTGATGGGCTTCAGCTGACTTGTACAGCCTTGGGAACTGTTGTGGCTCTTACACAGAACAAGTTAAAATctgtttcacaaaagagcaaacagattttgttatttttaatgttcccccagtcatgtgacttgtgataaacgtcagtcactctttactgctgtactgcaagttggagtgatatcaccccccccccccagcagcctaagaacagaacaatgggaaggtaaccagataacagctccctggtagatctaagaacagcagtcaatagtaaaatccaggtcccactgagacacagtcaGTAGaagaaaacagcctgccagaaagcagtttcatcctaaaatgctggctctttctgaaagcacatgacccggcaaaatgaccagagatggctgcttacacaccaatattacaactaaaaaatactcTTTTTGGTTCAGTactgcaattttatattgtagagtgaattatttgcaatgtaaacagtggaatttagaaataaaaacgacatcataaaaatcatgatagaatccttTAAATACCTGGTACACCcttccggcgacttcggaaagctgaatcGATTCGACttccatcccgccagcgatttacattctagccggggggaaggcagttcggggagattagtcgcccgaacaagaagcaatttgttgctggcgactaatctcccgaaatagcagagATTATTTTAGGTGGACAGTTCTATCCTTGTGCAAACCACACTCCATCTTGATGACTGGGCCCCCTGCTCCATCTTATACAGCCAAGCTTGATGCttcttttcttatttcagtgtaatgTTTTTCACATACCTGCCCCTCTCTCCGCAGTATGCCTGCTATGCAATTGGAAAGGACGTACAAGCCATGAAGGCTGTAGTTGGAGAGGAGGCTCTGACTTCAGATGATCTTCTGTACTTGGAATTCCTACagaaatttgaaaagaatttcATTGCGCAAGGTAATACCAGTGTAAACCTTTCCTGTACTGTAAACACAGAGATGGGTTCTATTTGTAGCACT
Above is a genomic segment from Xenopus laevis strain J_2021 chromosome 3L, Xenopus_laevis_v10.1, whole genome shotgun sequence containing:
- the LOC108711609 gene encoding V-type proton ATPase subunit B, brain isoform is translated as MAVRVMRGGEVGAGHKGGPGNPVGAAAREHVQAVSRDYLSQPRLTYRTVSGVNGPLVILDNVKFPRYSEIVHLTLPDGTKRSGQVLEVSGSKAVVQVFEGTSGIDAKKTSCEFSGDILRTPVSEDMLGRVFNGSGKPIDRGPSVLAEDYLDIMGQPINPQCRIYPEEMIQTGISAIDGMNSIARGQKIPIFSAAGLPHNEIAAQICRQAGLVKKSKDVMDYSEDNFAIVFAAMGVNMETARFFKSDFEENGSMDNVCLFLNLANDPTIERIITPRLALTSAEFLAYQCEKHVLVILTDMSSYAEALREVSAAREEVPGRRGFPGYMYTDLATIYERAGRVEGRNGSITQIPILTMPNDDITHPIPDLTGYITEGQIYVDRQLHNRQIYPPINVLPSLSRLMKSAIGEGMTRKDHSDVSNQLYACYAIGKDVQAMKAVVGEEALTSDDLLYLEFLQKFEKNFIAQGPYDNRTVYETLDIGWQLLRIFPKELLKRIPQSTLAEFYPRDSSAKH